One part of the Mustela erminea isolate mMusErm1 chromosome 11, mMusErm1.Pri, whole genome shotgun sequence genome encodes these proteins:
- the DLD gene encoding dihydrolipoyl dehydrogenase, mitochondrial translates to MQSWSRVYCSLAKRGHFSRISHGLQGVSAVPLRTYADQPIDADVTVIGSGPGGYVAAIKAAQLGFKTVCVEKNETLGGTCLNVGCIPSKALLNNSHYYHMAHGKDFASRGIEMSEVRLNLEKMMEQKSTAVKALTGGIAHLFKQNKVVHVNGYGKITGKNQVTATKADGSTQVIDTKNILIATGSEVTPFPGITIDEDTIVSSTGALSLKKVPEKMVVIGAGVIGVELGSVWQRLGADVTAVEFLGHVGGVGIDMEISKNFQRILQKQGFKFKLNTKVTGATKKSDGKIDVSIEGASGGKAEVITCDVLLVCIGRRPFTQNLGLEELGIELDPRGRIPVNTRFQTKIPNIYAIGDVVAGPMLAHKAEDEGIICVEGMAGGAVHIDYNCVPSVIYTHPEVAWVGKSEEQLKEEGIEYKVGKFPFAANSRAKTNADTDGMVKILGQKSTDRVLGAHILGPGAGEMVNEAALALEYGASCEDIARVCHAHPTLSEAFREANLAASFGKPINF, encoded by the exons TTGATGCTGATGTGACAGTGATAGGTTCTGGTCCCGGAGGATATGTCGCTGCTATAAAAGCTGCCCAGTTGGGCTTCAAG ACAGTCTGCGTTGAGAAAAATGAGACGCTTGGGGGAACGTGCTTGAATGTTGGTTGTATTCCTTCTAAG GCTTTATTAAATAACTCTCATTATTATCATATGGCCCATGGAAAAGATTTTGCATCTAGGGGAATTGAAA TGTCTGAAGTTCGCTTGAATTTGGAGAAGATGATGGAGCAGAAGAGTACAGCAGTAAAAGCTTTAACTGGTGGAATTGCCCACTTATTCAAACAGAATAAG gtTGTCCACGTAAATGGATATGGAAAGATAACTGGCAAAAATCAGGTCACCGCTACGAAAGCTGATGGCAGCACTCAAGTTATTGATACAAAGAACATTCTTATTGCTACAGGTTCGGAGGTTACACCTTTTCCTGGAATCACG attgACGAAGATACAATAGTGTCATCTACAGgtgctttatctttaaaaaaagttccagAGAAGATGGTTGTCATTGGTGCAGGAGTAATAGGTGTAGAACTG GGTTCAGTTTGGCAAAGACTTGGTGCAGATGTGACAGCAGTTGAGTTTTTAGGTCATGTTGGTGGAGTTGGAATTGATATGGAGATATCTAAGAACTTTCAACGCATCCTTCAAAAAcaaggatttaaatttaaattgaatacAAAAGTTACTGGTGCTACCAAGAAGTCAGATGGAAAAATTGATGTTTC TATTGAAGGTGCTTCTGGTGGGAAAGCCGAAGTTATCACGTGTGACGTACTCTTGGTTTGCATTGGCCGACGACCCTTTACTCAGAACTTGGGACTGGAAGAGCTTGGAATTGAACTAGATCCTAGAGGTAGAATTCCAGTCAATACCAGATTCCAAACTAAAATTCCAAA CATCTATGCTATTGGGGACGTGGTTGCCGGTCCAATGCTGGCTCACAAAGCAGAGGATGAAGGCATCATCTGTGTTGAAGGAATGGCTGGTGGCGCTGTGCACATTGACTACAACTGTGTACCCTCTGTGATTTACACACACCCTGAAGTTGCTTGGGTCGGCAAATCCGAGGAGCAGCTGAAGGAAGAG gGTATTGAGTACAAGGTTGGGAAATTCCCCTTTGCTGCTAACAGCAGAGCTAAGACAAATGCGGACACAGATGGCATGGTGAAGATTCTGGGACAGAAATCAACGGACAGGGTGTTGGGAGCACATATTCTAGGACCG GGCGCTGGTGAAATGGTGAATGAAGCTGCTCTCGCGCTGGAGTACGGAGCATCCTGTGAGGATATAGCCAGAGTCTGCCATGCACATCCG ACCTTATCAGAAGCTTTTAGAGAAGCAAACCTGGCTGCATCGTTTGGCAAACCAATCAACTTTTAA